A single genomic interval of Helicoverpa armigera isolate CAAS_96S chromosome 22, ASM3070526v1, whole genome shotgun sequence harbors:
- the LOC110370771 gene encoding methyl-CpG-binding domain protein 4: MEDPDCISRFFSEEENSLAISPRILQHSISPTKSLDSSQDLSQASIESDDLSLSQLTIEEQEPIHVQPFFNITPRIMPVSPHYVVEEEFYSNPWAMLIATIFLTKTSGKTARPYMKTFFEEYRTPYHVLNDTPVSLERFFDNLGLRKRGHMIWKLSYQFISSKWRRASDLCGIGKYGEDAYRIFCLGHTDIDPNDRYLKLYLDWLRGHTEFMEESGQVDSECVIEDPILKYYRITLRDVNAIFLK; encoded by the coding sequence ATGGAAGACCCGGATTGCATCAGCAGATTCTTCAGTGAGGAGGAAAATTCCTTGGCTATAAGTCCTCGTATACTCCAGCACTCGATATCACCAACAAAATCATTAGACTCCTCACAAGATCTAAGTCAGGCATCCATAGAGTCGGATGATCTTAGTCTATCGCAATTAACAATAGAGGAACAAGAACCTATACATGTACAACCTTTTTTCAACATCACCCCCAGGATAATGCCAGTATCCCCACATTATGTGGTCGAAGAAGAGTTCTACTCTAACCCCTGGGCTATGTTAATAGCAACGATCTTCCTAACAAAAACTTCAGGCAAAACTGCCAGGCCTTACATGAAGACATTTTTTGAAGAATATCGGACACCTTACCATGTTTTAAACGACACTCCAGTATCTTTAGAAAGATTTTTTGATAACTTGGGATTAAGGAAAAGAGGCCACATGATATGGAAGCTCAGTTATCAGTTTATATCTTCAAAATGGCGCAGGGCAAGTGACTTATGCGGCATCGGGAAGTACGGCGAGGACGCCTATAGGATATTCTGCCTAGGGCACACGGATATAGACCCTAATGATAGGTACTTAAAGCTGTATTTAGACTGGCTAAGAGGCCACACTGAGTTTATGGAAGAAAGTGGACAGGTGGACAGTGAATGCGTGATTGAAGACCCAATTTTAAAGTATTACAGAATAACTTTGAGAGATGTGAATGCAATTTTTCTGAAGTga